In the genome of Candidatus Moraniibacteriota bacterium, one region contains:
- a CDS encoding AI-2E family transporter, with protein sequence MRIPHFNTIFFFFVFFLTGAAVFFVMQPFLTSMLVAAVLATLFYGRYQSFLRVFGGRKGLSAGSVLLLVAFLVIIPIFVLATLVIGEATSALTTLSSGTHSLGEVSELIQLWLSRLPVVGEFLSEKNIRIADLLGNVVGKGGALISFLQALYGSVAGLVLWIFALFFALFYFLIDGDRVIRLMKRMSPLSDRDDEELMRDFSSMSRAVIKGSISIALLQGVIGGIGVAVAGVSSPAIWGAAMGFFSLIPAVGSGIVWLPMGLWLFFSGDVWQGIFLLVFGMSIISTVDNVVRPKLVGRDTQIHPLLVFFSTLGGIALFGIVGLLIGPLLVSFFLALTRIYVREFKADLDTYNQGGLAS encoded by the coding sequence GGTGCGGCGGTATTTTTTGTGATGCAGCCTTTTTTGACATCCATGCTGGTTGCGGCGGTTCTTGCGACATTGTTCTATGGGAGATACCAGTCTTTTTTGCGTGTCTTCGGTGGGCGAAAGGGGTTGAGTGCCGGCAGTGTTTTGCTTCTTGTAGCGTTTTTGGTGATTATTCCCATTTTTGTATTGGCGACGCTTGTGATTGGTGAGGCGACCAGTGCTCTCACGACTCTTTCATCGGGGACTCATTCTCTTGGAGAGGTGTCTGAGTTGATACAACTTTGGTTGTCTCGGTTGCCGGTTGTCGGCGAGTTTTTGTCAGAGAAGAACATTCGTATCGCGGACTTGTTGGGGAATGTTGTTGGTAAGGGCGGCGCGCTCATATCGTTTTTGCAGGCGCTCTACGGGAGTGTTGCGGGACTCGTTTTGTGGATATTCGCCCTGTTCTTCGCGCTCTTCTATTTTCTCATTGACGGCGACCGAGTGATCCGACTCATGAAGCGCATGAGTCCTCTTTCGGATAGGGACGACGAGGAGCTTATGCGTGATTTTTCTTCTATGAGTCGAGCGGTGATTAAGGGGTCTATCAGCATTGCTCTTTTGCAGGGAGTTATCGGTGGCATCGGTGTCGCGGTTGCCGGGGTTTCGTCGCCGGCTATTTGGGGGGCGGCTATGGGATTCTTCTCACTTATTCCGGCGGTTGGATCTGGCATTGTCTGGCTTCCGATGGGGCTGTGGCTTTTTTTCTCGGGGGATGTGTGGCAGGGGATTTTTCTCCTTGTTTTCGGTATGAGCATCATTTCGACGGTAGATAATGTAGTTCGTCCGAAGCTGGTAGGGCGAGATACGCAGATTCATCCACTCCTTGTGTTCTTCTCGACGCTTGGCGGTATCGCGCTTTTCGGTATTGTCGGGCTTTTGATCGGGCCGTTGCTTGTCTCGTTCTTTTTGGCATTGACGAGGATATACGTGCGGGAATTTAAAGCTGATCTCGATACCTATAATCAGGGCGGTTTGGCGTCATGA